The genomic segment AACGACCTCCGAGAGCCACTGCGCGTTTACCCACACCGCAGGTTGGGTGAAAGAAAATGGGTCGGCGAAGTAAACGGTGCGGTGGCGCAGAATTTCTTCCCCAACTGCCAAGTGCCACCACATGTCTGGGTCCAAATTCGGGTGCGCCGCTGCAAAAAGGGACAGCAAAGCGCATGTGACAGTGAACCACGCGATGCGGTCGGTCATCGGACATCGCCTCAACTCGTCAAAAAGCATTTACGGTTGACCCCACATTGCCCACCATTCTAATCGGCGCCTTTCGCCCCTTTGATAAAGAGCGCCCCCACCTTGACGAAACTGGGCTAAACTTTTCAAACGCATGACCCAACACCTGAGACAGGGTGCTCGCTTAGGAGGCGACACGGATGGGACAGTTGTTGGCAACGCTTGATTTACCGCGCGATTTGAAACGGTTGACACCTGACGAACGCAGGCAACTGGCGCAGGAAATCCGCGCGACGATTGTCCACACCGTTTGCAAAAACGGAGGGCATTTGTCATCGGGGCTCGGTTCGGTGGAAATTTTTATCGCCATTCACACCGTCTTTGACAGCCCGCGCGACAAGATCGTGCTGGACACGGGGCATCAGGGCTACCCGCACAAATTGCTGACGGGGCGCTACCCTGTTTTCCACACCCTGCGTCAACTGGGGGGCATTTCGGGTTTCCCCAAGCGTGATGAGAGCGAACATGATTGCTGGGGCGTCGGACACGGTGGCACGGGCTTATCGGCAGCGATGGGGTTTGCGATGGCACGCAAACATTGGCTCAACGCGGGCGTGCCCGCCGATGACCCGCGCGTCAACTACCGCGTCGTTTGCGTCATCGGCGATGCAGCGCTGGAAGAGGGGATGGCGTGGGAAGCGCTGCATAACATCGGGCACCATAAGCCTGACATGGTCATTGTCCTGAACGACAACGGCATGTCCATCGCTCCGTCCGTCGGCGCCGTTGAAAATTATCTGCGGCGTCACCGCCAACTACCTGCCGATTGGCTGCGCAAACTGCGGTCTGAGCCTCACTACTTACAACTGAAGCGGATGGTGGAAGACGCTCTGTCCAAGATGGGCGCGGCAGGCGAAGTGACGCTGGAAATCATCCGCCACATCAAAAACAACATCAAGGAATGGCTCATCCCGCCGGGCATGCTGTTTGAAGAGTTGGGCTTCACCTACCTCGGTCCCGTTGACGGGCACAACACCGAGGTGCTGATAGAGTGCTTGCACGAAGCGCTGCGCATCGGCGGTCCCGTCATCATTCACGCCGTCACGAAAAAGGGCAAAGGTGTCCCTTATGCGGAAGCCGACCCGTGGAAGTATCACACGCCCCTTTTCCCCTTCGACCCGCAAACGGGTGTCATTCTGGCACCTGAAGAACCTGTGCCCAGTTACACCAGCGTCTTCGCGCAAACGCTCATCCGCCTCGCCGAACGCGACCAGCGCATTGTAGCGATGACCGCCGCAATGCCCGACGGGACAGGGCTGGACAAATTCGCCCAAAAGTTTCCTGAACGGTGCTACGATGTCGGGATGGCGGAACAACACGCCGTCGGTTTCGCAGCGGCGTTGGCGTTTGCGGGCTTGCGTCCCGTTTGCGCCATCTACTCCACCTTTTTGCAGCGCGCCTTTGACCAAATCGTCCACGATGTCTGCCTGCAAAGAGCGCCTGTCGTGTTCGCCATTGACCGCGCAGGATTAGTCGGGCAAGACGGACACACCCATCACGGCATTTTTGACATCGCCTACTTGCGCTTAATGCCCCACATGGTGTTGATGATGCCCAAAGACGAGAACGAACTGCAGCACATGGTCTTCACGGCGCTGCGTTACGAAGAGGGTCCCATCGCTTTGCGTTACCCGCGCGGCAAAGCCGTCGGCGTGCCGATGGACGACGACTTGCAAGCGTTGCCCATCGGAAAGGGTGAGTGGCTGCGGGACGGCACCGATGCGGTCATCATCGGCATCGGTCCGATCGTCTACGCCGCGCTGGAAGCGGCGCAGCGGCTGGAACGCGACGGCTTTTCCGTCGGCGTCATCAACGCCCGCTTCGCTAAGCCCATTGACAAAGAATTGCTCACCGACGCCGTGCAGCGGGCAAGTAAACTCGTCACCGTTGAAGAGCACACCCTTTGTGGCGGCTTTGGCAGCGCCGTTTTGGAAGCGCTGTGCGAACTGGGCTTGCACCATGTCCCCGTCTTGCACATCGGCATCCACGACCACTTCGTCGAGCATGGCAGGGTAGAAGAGTTGCGGGCGACGCTGAAGTTGGACGCTAACGGCATCTACGAGCAGGTGAAGGCGTGGCTGCAACAGATGACAGGGCAATGGTCTTTGGAAGCACCTGAAGCAACTGATCGGCAGCGGACGACGCCAACCGGTCCGTGAAGGGCAACGCGGCGGTTGCCGCACCGCAAGGAGCGACCACAACCGATGTTGTAGCAGTGAGCAGCACTCCCCTGCAGCGGGCGCTCTTCGCCCTCCTTCTTTGCCCATCGTTGGCTTGGG from the bacterium HR17 genome contains:
- the dxs gene encoding 1-deoxy-D-xylulose-5-phosphate synthase — its product is MGQLLATLDLPRDLKRLTPDERRQLAQEIRATIVHTVCKNGGHLSSGLGSVEIFIAIHTVFDSPRDKIVLDTGHQGYPHKLLTGRYPVFHTLRQLGGISGFPKRDESEHDCWGVGHGGTGLSAAMGFAMARKHWLNAGVPADDPRVNYRVVCVIGDAALEEGMAWEALHNIGHHKPDMVIVLNDNGMSIAPSVGAVENYLRRHRQLPADWLRKLRSEPHYLQLKRMVEDALSKMGAAGEVTLEIIRHIKNNIKEWLIPPGMLFEELGFTYLGPVDGHNTEVLIECLHEALRIGGPVIIHAVTKKGKGVPYAEADPWKYHTPLFPFDPQTGVILAPEEPVPSYTSVFAQTLIRLAERDQRIVAMTAAMPDGTGLDKFAQKFPERCYDVGMAEQHAVGFAAALAFAGLRPVCAIYSTFLQRAFDQIVHDVCLQRAPVVFAIDRAGLVGQDGHTHHGIFDIAYLRLMPHMVLMMPKDENELQHMVFTALRYEEGPIALRYPRGKAVGVPMDDDLQALPIGKGEWLRDGTDAVIIGIGPIVYAALEAAQRLERDGFSVGVINARFAKPIDKELLTDAVQRASKLVTVEEHTLCGGFGSAVLEALCELGLHHVPVLHIGIHDHFVEHGRVEELRATLKLDANGIYEQVKAWLQQMTGQWSLEAPEATDRQRTTPTGP